From the Rhodoferax mekongensis genome, one window contains:
- a CDS encoding pyridoxine 5'-phosphate synthase, whose product MKTHLSVNLNKVALVRNTRHLGIPSVTRAATLCLEAGAAGITVHPRPDARHIRAQDVLDLAELLKAWPDREFNVEGNPFHNLMDCVRDLRQRGLPVHQVTFVPDSEGQFTSDHGWSFPADAERLKPLIAEAHALNLRVSLFMDADPTAMAAAKEVGADRIELYTEPFAAAWGTADQQAQLDRFAAAAQAALDAGLGVNAGHDLNRDNLAAFAQQVPGLQEVSIGHALIADALELGYTATIQAYLACLGQ is encoded by the coding sequence ATGAAAACCCATCTCTCCGTCAACCTGAACAAAGTGGCACTGGTACGCAACACCCGCCACCTCGGCATTCCCAGCGTCACCCGCGCAGCGACTTTGTGCCTGGAAGCGGGCGCAGCCGGCATCACGGTGCACCCACGCCCTGATGCGCGCCACATCCGCGCACAAGATGTGTTGGACTTGGCGGAGCTGCTCAAAGCCTGGCCGGATCGCGAATTCAACGTGGAGGGCAACCCGTTTCACAACCTGATGGACTGTGTGCGCGATCTGCGCCAGCGCGGCTTGCCGGTGCACCAAGTGACCTTTGTGCCCGACTCGGAAGGCCAGTTCACCAGTGATCACGGCTGGAGCTTTCCCGCGGATGCCGAGCGCTTGAAGCCCTTGATTGCCGAAGCCCACGCCCTGAACCTGCGCGTCAGCCTGTTCATGGACGCAGACCCCACGGCCATGGCGGCTGCCAAGGAGGTGGGCGCAGACCGCATTGAGCTATACACCGAGCCATTCGCCGCCGCCTGGGGCACCGCGGATCAGCAAGCGCAATTGGATCGTTTCGCCGCTGCCGCCCAAGCCGCATTGGACGCAGGACTGGGCGTCAATGCTGGCCACGATTTGAACCGTGACAACCTTGCTGCGTTTGCGCAGCAAGTGCCGGGATTGCAAGAAGTGTCCATTGGCCATGCTTTGATTGCCGACGCGCTGGAGCTGGGCTACACCGCCACTATCCAGGCCTATCTGGCCTGCCTTGGGCAATAA
- the lepA gene encoding translation elongation factor 4: MNHIRNFSIIAHIDHGKSTLADRLIQRCGGLEAREMEAQVLDSMDIEKERGITIKAQTAALQYKAKDGKVYNLNLIDTPGHVDFSYEVSRSLSACEGALLVVDASQGVEAQTVANCYTALDLDVEVLPVLNKIDLPNADPDNARSEIEDVIGIDATDAIVCSAKTGLGIDDILEAIVAKIPSPKGNPEAPLRAMIIDSWYDSFVGVVMLVRVVDGRLGKGERIKMMASGATYNADNLGVFTPANQPRTSLEAGEVGYIIAGIKELQAAKVGDTVTLVKPGTGGAALTATEPLPGFKEIQPQVFAGLYPTEASEYDSLRDALEKLKLNDASLHYEPEVSQALGFGFRCGFLGLLHMEIVQERLEREFDQDLITTAPSVVYEVVKSDGEVVMVENPSKMPEIGKTAEIREPIVTVHLYMPQEYVGVVMTLANQKRGVQMNMAYKGRQVVLTYEMPLGEIVLDFFDKLKSVSRGYASMDYEFKEFRASDVVKVDILLNGEKVDALSIIVHRSQSAYRGRAVVGKMREIISRQMYDVAIQAAIGANIIARETIKALRKNVLAKCYGGDISRKRKLLEKQKAGKKRMKQIGSVEVPQEAFLAILQVED; this comes from the coding sequence ATGAATCACATCCGAAATTTTTCGATCATTGCCCACATTGACCATGGCAAATCCACGCTGGCAGATCGCTTGATTCAGCGTTGCGGCGGGCTGGAAGCGCGTGAGATGGAGGCGCAGGTGCTGGATTCGATGGACATCGAGAAAGAGCGTGGGATAACCATCAAGGCGCAGACCGCTGCTTTGCAATACAAGGCCAAGGACGGAAAGGTCTACAACCTGAATTTGATTGACACGCCCGGTCACGTGGACTTCTCTTACGAAGTGTCCCGCTCGCTCTCCGCGTGTGAAGGTGCGTTGCTCGTAGTCGATGCCTCCCAGGGCGTAGAAGCGCAAACCGTAGCCAACTGCTACACCGCCTTGGATCTTGATGTGGAGGTGTTGCCGGTCTTGAACAAGATCGACTTGCCGAATGCGGACCCCGACAATGCCCGCAGCGAAATTGAAGATGTGATTGGCATTGATGCGACCGATGCCATCGTGTGTTCGGCCAAAACCGGCTTGGGCATTGACGACATTCTGGAAGCCATTGTGGCCAAGATCCCTTCACCCAAGGGCAATCCTGAAGCCCCATTGCGCGCCATGATCATCGACAGCTGGTACGACAGCTTCGTGGGTGTGGTGATGTTGGTGCGCGTGGTGGATGGCCGCTTGGGCAAGGGTGAACGTATCAAGATGATGGCGTCCGGTGCGACCTACAACGCGGACAATTTGGGTGTGTTTACCCCTGCGAACCAGCCACGCACTTCGCTGGAGGCCGGAGAGGTGGGGTACATCATTGCCGGGATCAAGGAACTGCAGGCCGCCAAGGTGGGCGATACGGTGACCTTGGTGAAGCCCGGCACGGGTGGTGCCGCCCTGACCGCCACAGAGCCATTGCCCGGCTTCAAGGAAATTCAGCCGCAGGTGTTTGCCGGTCTGTACCCGACCGAAGCGAGTGAATACGACTCCTTGCGGGACGCGTTGGAAAAGCTCAAACTCAATGACGCCTCCTTGCATTACGAGCCAGAGGTGTCGCAAGCGCTGGGCTTCGGATTCCGTTGCGGATTTCTGGGCCTGTTGCACATGGAGATCGTCCAGGAACGCCTGGAGCGCGAGTTTGATCAGGACTTGATCACCACTGCCCCGAGCGTGGTGTACGAAGTGGTCAAGAGCGATGGCGAAGTGGTCATGGTGGAGAACCCCTCCAAGATGCCAGAGATCGGCAAGACGGCCGAAATCCGCGAGCCCATCGTCACGGTGCACCTCTACATGCCCCAAGAGTACGTGGGCGTGGTCATGACCCTGGCCAACCAGAAGCGTGGCGTGCAGATGAATATGGCCTACAAAGGCCGCCAAGTGGTACTGACGTATGAAATGCCGCTGGGTGAAATCGTGCTGGACTTCTTTGACAAGCTCAAGAGCGTGAGTCGCGGATACGCGTCCATGGACTATGAGTTCAAAGAGTTCCGGGCCTCCGACGTCGTCAAGGTGGACATCCTCCTGAACGGAGAGAAGGTGGATGCCTTGTCCATCATCGTGCACCGTAGCCAATCTGCCTACCGGGGGCGTGCGGTGGTTGGCAAGATGCGTGAAATCATCTCCCGCCAAATGTACGACGTAGCGATTCAGGCGGCCATTGGCGCCAACATTATTGCGCGTGAGACAATCAAAGCGCTGCGGAAGAACGTGCTGGCCAAGTGCTACGGCGGTGACATCTCGCGCAAGCGCAAACTGCTGGAAAAGCAAAAAGCCGGTAAAAAGCGCATGAAACAAATCGGGTCGGTGGAGGTTCCCCAGGAAGCCTTCCTCGCCATTCTCCAAGTGGAAGATTAA
- the acpS gene encoding holo-ACP synthase, whose translation MIYGIGTDICDVRRIRASVERHGERFAAKVLSDAELKTWKARSARWPERGLRYLATRFSAKESFSKAIGLGMRMPMSWKLCEITNERSGKPVIVLHGELKTWFEAQGLQAHITVTDETDYAASFCVVETR comes from the coding sequence TTGATTTACGGTATTGGCACTGACATCTGCGATGTGCGCCGCATACGCGCCAGCGTGGAGCGCCATGGCGAGCGCTTCGCGGCCAAGGTGCTGTCAGACGCAGAGCTAAAAACCTGGAAGGCCCGTAGCGCCCGCTGGCCCGAACGTGGCTTGCGTTACCTGGCCACCCGCTTCAGTGCCAAAGAGTCATTCAGCAAGGCCATCGGGCTGGGCATGCGCATGCCCATGAGCTGGAAGCTCTGCGAGATTACCAACGAGCGCAGTGGCAAGCCGGTCATCGTGTTGCATGGTGAGCTGAAGACCTGGTTTGAAGCCCAAGGGCTGCAGGCCCACATCACTGTGACGGACGAAACTGACTACGCCGCCAGCTTCTGCGTGGTGGAAACCCGCTGA
- a CDS encoding RseA family anti-sigma factor, producing MEHNTSLTLQEQIAALADGELQADKMGSLLDAMEAEPASYEAWAVHHAVAASVRGERVEAPSGDLAFWQSLQKRLAQETDVPVIHNEMQVPNRVIVASSASNASFWRVRALASFAMVLAVGGLAAVLWPQGDSSESFARNGTPLVPVATEVATADGRVMLRNPELDALMAAHQQMGGHSAWQAPSGFLRNATYESPGR from the coding sequence ATGGAACACAACACATCGCTGACTTTGCAAGAGCAAATTGCGGCGCTTGCAGACGGGGAATTGCAGGCGGACAAGATGGGCTCTTTGCTGGACGCCATGGAGGCTGAACCTGCCAGCTATGAGGCATGGGCCGTGCATCACGCTGTGGCGGCTTCTGTCCGGGGCGAGCGGGTTGAAGCCCCTTCCGGGGATTTGGCTTTTTGGCAATCTCTGCAGAAGCGCTTGGCTCAAGAAACTGATGTGCCGGTTATCCACAATGAGATGCAGGTGCCAAACCGGGTAATCGTTGCAAGTTCGGCATCCAATGCATCATTCTGGAGAGTCCGGGCGTTGGCCTCGTTCGCCATGGTGTTGGCAGTAGGAGGACTTGCTGCGGTCCTGTGGCCTCAGGGCGATTCCTCTGAATCATTTGCCCGGAACGGTACACCCTTGGTACCGGTAGCAACCGAAGTGGCTACTGCTGACGGGCGTGTGATGTTGCGTAACCCGGAGCTCGATGCATTGATGGCAGCCCACCAGCAAATGGGGGGGCATTCCGCATGGCAAGCGCCATCAGGATTTTTGCGCAACGCAACTTATGAAAGCCCCGGCCGGTGA
- the era gene encoding GTPase Era, translated as MLEGLLKSTPKLAVPGTDGAGQRCGLVAIVGKPNVGKSTLLNALVGQKISITSRKAQTTRHRITGMRTEGQTQFVFVDTPGFQTIHGNALNKSLNKAVQGAVSDVDLVLFVVEAGSFTSADEKVLKLLGDGIPVVLVANKLDNVKERAGLAPWLQAMQARARFTEMIPLSAKNAKDIERLLGICEKFLPEQAWWYSEDELTDRSEKFLASELVREKLFRLTGDELPYTSTVVIDKFEEEPPQKKGQKRLLRIAATIVVERDGHKAMVIGDKGERIKRIGMETRVELEKLADAKVFLELWVKVRSGWADDEARVRSFGYE; from the coding sequence ATGCTGGAAGGTTTGCTCAAGAGCACGCCGAAACTGGCAGTCCCCGGCACCGATGGTGCGGGCCAACGATGCGGCTTGGTCGCCATTGTGGGCAAGCCCAATGTGGGTAAATCCACCCTGCTCAACGCATTGGTGGGGCAGAAGATCAGCATCACCTCGCGCAAGGCGCAAACCACACGACACCGAATCACCGGCATGCGCACCGAAGGGCAAACCCAGTTTGTGTTCGTGGACACCCCCGGCTTCCAGACTATCCACGGCAACGCATTGAACAAATCCCTGAACAAGGCCGTGCAGGGTGCTGTGTCGGATGTGGACCTGGTGTTGTTTGTGGTGGAGGCCGGCAGCTTTACCTCGGCCGATGAAAAAGTGTTGAAGTTGTTAGGTGACGGCATTCCTGTGGTGTTGGTGGCCAACAAACTGGACAACGTGAAGGAGCGCGCCGGCTTGGCGCCCTGGCTGCAAGCCATGCAGGCCCGCGCCCGATTCACCGAGATGATCCCCCTGTCAGCCAAAAACGCCAAGGACATTGAGCGCCTGCTGGGCATTTGCGAGAAGTTCTTGCCCGAACAGGCCTGGTGGTACTCGGAAGACGAGCTGACCGACCGCAGCGAGAAATTTCTGGCCAGTGAGTTGGTCCGCGAAAAGTTGTTCCGCCTGACCGGTGACGAGCTGCCCTATACCTCCACGGTGGTGATCGACAAGTTCGAAGAAGAGCCGCCCCAGAAAAAGGGCCAGAAGCGCCTGTTGCGCATCGCCGCCACCATTGTGGTGGAGCGCGATGGTCACAAGGCCATGGTGATCGGCGACAAGGGCGAGCGCATCAAGCGCATTGGCATGGAAACCCGTGTGGAACTCGAAAAACTGGCAGATGCCAAGGTGTTTCTGGAGCTGTGGGTGAAAGTGCGTTCCGGCTGGGCCGACGACGAAGCGCGCGTGCGCAGCTTCGGTTATGAATGA
- the lepB gene encoding signal peptidase I, producing MQAFTAAVLAAFVAYGASWYFGLVDGNFALLLFLASVVTGAYWLAERFYFLPQRQRAVAELEAQDAKRREGLAQMGITQVDGDIQEAKVKLLMQPWWLDWTAGLFPVIIVVFLLRSFLFEPFKIPSGSMIPTLLVGDLILVNKFTYGVRLPVVNTKITEGNKPQRGDVMVFRYPPKPSLDYIKRVVGVPGDTVAYLNKRLTINGKPLETNALPDFFDEDASQYFKQFEETLGDKPHRLLNDARRPAFVAGVEKFEGMENCNYTVEGVTCKVPEGHYFMMGDNRDNSLDSRYWGFVPDKNIVGKAFFVWMNFTNLKRIGGFN from the coding sequence ATGCAAGCATTTACAGCAGCCGTTCTTGCGGCCTTCGTTGCCTACGGCGCATCCTGGTATTTCGGTCTGGTCGATGGCAACTTCGCGTTGCTGCTGTTCCTGGCCAGTGTGGTCACCGGTGCTTATTGGCTTGCCGAACGCTTTTACTTCTTGCCACAGCGACAACGCGCAGTCGCCGAGTTGGAGGCCCAAGATGCCAAACGGCGGGAAGGCCTGGCCCAAATGGGTATCACCCAGGTGGATGGGGACATCCAGGAAGCCAAAGTCAAACTGCTGATGCAGCCTTGGTGGCTGGACTGGACGGCCGGTCTGTTCCCGGTGATCATCGTGGTGTTTCTATTGCGCTCGTTTTTGTTTGAGCCCTTCAAGATACCGTCAGGCTCCATGATTCCTACCTTGCTGGTGGGTGACTTGATTCTGGTGAACAAATTTACCTACGGGGTGCGATTGCCGGTCGTCAACACCAAAATCACCGAGGGCAACAAGCCCCAACGCGGGGATGTGATGGTGTTTCGTTACCCCCCAAAGCCCAGCTTGGATTACATCAAGCGGGTGGTGGGTGTGCCGGGTGATACTGTGGCCTACCTGAACAAGCGACTCACGATCAATGGCAAGCCACTGGAAACCAACGCATTGCCGGACTTCTTTGATGAAGATGCGAGCCAGTACTTCAAGCAGTTTGAAGAGACTTTGGGCGACAAGCCTCACCGGTTGTTGAATGACGCGCGCAGGCCCGCCTTTGTGGCCGGGGTTGAAAAGTTTGAAGGCATGGAGAATTGCAACTACACCGTGGAAGGTGTCACCTGCAAAGTGCCGGAAGGCCACTACTTCATGATGGGCGACAATCGCGACAATTCGCTGGATTCACGCTATTGGGGCTTTGTCCCTGACAAAAATATCGTGGGCAAGGCTTTTTTTGTGTGGATGAACTTTACCAATCTCAAGCGGATTGGCGGGTTTAACTGA
- a CDS encoding MucB/RseB C-terminal domain-containing protein — MEIRTASVAKALLCSALMILSFMPALAVAEESSVSAWLMRLHEASRHRTYTGTFVVSAGTQMASAKIWHVCDGDQQLERIESLSGTPRSTFRKNSEVLTLYPTAKVGIAETRDAFGLFPGLLKSQSAVLDEFYQLKVLASDRVAGLEADVVQITPKDSMRYGYRVWSEKKSGLVVQLQTLDVDGRTLEQSAFSELQLDAPVNAAKLSQLMSQTEGYRLERRTTEKTTAAAQGWAMSSMVPGFKSAGCYTRPVALLAGASGKAESTMQWMFSDGLATVSLFVERFDPARHTQAGVADLGGLHVPKPANPELGGSPALVKCPPPP, encoded by the coding sequence ATGGAAATCCGAACGGCTTCTGTTGCCAAGGCATTGCTTTGCTCCGCCTTGATGATCCTGTCCTTTATGCCTGCGTTGGCAGTGGCCGAGGAGTCCTCGGTGAGCGCCTGGCTCATGCGTCTGCATGAGGCATCCCGCCACCGCACCTACACAGGGACTTTTGTTGTGTCTGCCGGGACACAGATGGCGAGTGCCAAAATTTGGCATGTGTGTGACGGGGATCAGCAGTTAGAGCGGATCGAGTCGCTGAGCGGCACTCCTCGTTCTACTTTCCGGAAAAATTCGGAGGTATTGACGCTGTACCCCACAGCCAAGGTCGGTATTGCGGAAACCCGGGATGCATTTGGATTGTTTCCCGGACTTTTGAAGTCGCAAAGCGCAGTACTGGATGAGTTTTATCAGCTCAAGGTTTTGGCCTCTGACCGGGTGGCCGGGCTGGAAGCTGATGTGGTCCAGATCACGCCCAAGGACAGTATGCGCTACGGGTACCGTGTCTGGAGTGAGAAGAAGTCCGGTTTGGTTGTTCAACTGCAGACCTTGGATGTGGACGGAAGGACTTTGGAGCAGTCTGCCTTCTCTGAATTGCAGCTGGATGCTCCGGTAAATGCGGCGAAGTTGAGCCAGTTGATGAGCCAGACAGAGGGATACAGACTGGAGCGTCGCACGACCGAAAAGACGACAGCGGCAGCCCAGGGCTGGGCCATGTCCAGCATGGTGCCGGGCTTCAAGTCCGCTGGCTGTTACACCCGCCCGGTGGCACTGTTGGCAGGTGCTTCGGGAAAAGCTGAGAGCACCATGCAATGGATGTTCTCGGACGGCTTGGCAACCGTATCTCTTTTTGTGGAGCGATTCGATCCGGCACGCCATACGCAGGCGGGCGTAGCAGACTTGGGGGGGCTACACGTACCCAAACCCGCAAATCCGGAGCTTGGTGGATCACCGGCGTTGGTGAAGTGCCCGCCGCCACCTTAG
- a CDS encoding DegQ family serine endoprotease — MAVSAAALFPTGVAHAQARALPDFTDLVDQVGPSVVNIRTLEKVSSRAQQGGPGEEEMLEFFKRFGLPIPNLPKQAPRQNRPQQQEEEQPRGVGSGFILTSDGVIMTNAHVVEGADEVLVTLTDKREFKAKILGADKRSDVAVVKIEASGLPAVKVGDVNRLRVGEWVMAIGSPFGLENTVTAGIVSAKQRDTGDFLPFIQTDVAINPGNSGGPLINMRGEVVGINSQIYSRSGGFMGISFSIPMDEAVRVSDQLRATGRVSRGRIGVQIDQVTKDVAESIGLGKPTGALVRGVEAGSPAEKAGVEAGDIITRFDGKVIEKSSDLPRIVGGTKPGTKSTVTVFRRGGSKDLQVVIAEIEADKPVAKANSKDDKPNASTAAQVFGLAVAPLTEAQRKEAGVRGGVRIEGATDAAARAGLREGDIILQVANVEVLNVKEFDAVIAKHDKSKPLNVLFRRGDWTQYAVIRANR, encoded by the coding sequence ATGGCTGTATCTGCCGCCGCATTGTTTCCGACGGGTGTGGCCCATGCGCAAGCACGCGCGTTGCCGGACTTTACCGATCTGGTGGATCAGGTGGGCCCCTCGGTGGTCAACATCCGCACGCTGGAGAAAGTCAGCAGCCGTGCCCAGCAGGGTGGGCCTGGTGAGGAAGAGATGCTGGAGTTCTTCAAGCGATTCGGCTTGCCGATTCCCAATTTGCCCAAACAGGCACCGCGGCAGAACCGTCCCCAACAGCAGGAAGAGGAGCAACCGCGCGGTGTAGGTTCCGGATTTATCCTGACTTCGGACGGTGTCATCATGACGAACGCCCACGTTGTCGAAGGCGCAGATGAAGTGCTGGTGACTTTGACGGACAAGCGAGAATTCAAAGCCAAGATCCTGGGTGCTGACAAGCGGTCGGATGTTGCGGTCGTCAAGATCGAGGCGAGTGGGTTGCCCGCGGTGAAGGTAGGTGACGTCAACCGCCTGCGTGTCGGGGAGTGGGTAATGGCCATTGGTTCCCCATTTGGTCTGGAAAATACGGTGACTGCGGGTATCGTCAGTGCCAAACAGCGGGACACGGGTGATTTCTTGCCCTTTATCCAAACGGATGTTGCTATCAACCCCGGAAATTCCGGTGGGCCCTTGATCAACATGCGCGGGGAAGTGGTCGGCATCAACAGCCAGATTTACTCTCGTTCGGGCGGATTCATGGGTATTTCGTTTTCGATCCCCATGGATGAAGCAGTCCGGGTGAGTGACCAATTGCGAGCAACCGGTCGTGTCTCACGTGGGCGCATCGGCGTGCAGATTGATCAGGTCACCAAGGATGTGGCGGAGTCCATTGGCCTCGGAAAGCCGACCGGTGCTTTGGTGCGCGGGGTGGAGGCAGGTTCTCCGGCCGAAAAGGCCGGTGTGGAAGCCGGAGACATCATCACGCGCTTTGATGGCAAGGTGATTGAGAAATCCAGTGACCTGCCACGCATTGTGGGCGGTACGAAGCCCGGTACGAAAAGCACGGTGACGGTATTCCGTCGGGGCGGAAGCAAAGATTTGCAGGTCGTGATCGCCGAGATTGAGGCGGACAAGCCAGTCGCCAAAGCAAACAGCAAGGACGACAAGCCCAATGCGTCCACCGCGGCCCAAGTATTTGGATTGGCAGTGGCTCCTTTGACGGAAGCCCAGCGCAAAGAGGCGGGCGTTCGTGGCGGTGTTCGCATTGAGGGCGCAACAGATGCTGCCGCGCGTGCGGGGTTGCGAGAGGGTGACATCATCCTGCAGGTTGCCAACGTCGAAGTCCTGAACGTGAAGGAATTTGACGCAGTGATTGCAAAACACGACAAGTCCAAGCCGCTGAACGTACTGTTCCGGCGCGGAGACTGGACACAGTACGCGGTGATTCGGGCCAATCGCTGA
- a CDS encoding DUF4845 domain-containing protein: MHSKSKQRGISFIGLLFVGGILAMTGVIAAQAFPTVIEYMAIEKAAQRASAGQSVVEVRAIFDKQAEVDTIKSITGKDLEVSKEGDKVVVAFAYQREIHLAGPAFLTLKYAGRSK, from the coding sequence ATGCACAGTAAATCCAAACAACGCGGCATCTCTTTCATTGGCCTTCTCTTTGTAGGCGGCATTCTGGCTATGACGGGGGTCATTGCTGCTCAAGCATTTCCGACGGTGATCGAATACATGGCGATCGAAAAGGCCGCACAACGCGCATCCGCTGGCCAATCGGTGGTGGAGGTACGTGCGATTTTCGACAAACAGGCTGAAGTTGACACTATCAAGTCCATCACAGGCAAGGACCTCGAAGTGAGCAAGGAAGGCGACAAAGTCGTCGTGGCGTTTGCGTACCAACGTGAAATCCACCTTGCCGGTCCCGCTTTCCTGACCCTTAAATACGCTGGACGATCCAAATAA
- the rnc gene encoding ribonuclease III: MTDGLIALQQRLQHQFSNVSLLARALTHRSFSADHYERLEFLGDSVLGLAISDLLYARLGTLPEGDLSRVRANLVRQETLHQLALKLGLPDVLKLGEGEMRSGGPKRASILADALEAIIGAVYLDAGFAKAQALVQRLFEAVEINPQMQAIGKDAKTELQEWLQGRKMKLPIYTVVGTIGAAHKQSFDVECEVPELRLSERGIGGSRRAGEQAAAAAMLQTIKAKVKS; the protein is encoded by the coding sequence GTGACAGATGGTTTGATCGCGCTGCAGCAACGGCTGCAGCACCAGTTTTCGAATGTTTCCCTGCTGGCGCGGGCGTTGACCCACCGCAGCTTCTCTGCTGACCACTACGAACGCCTGGAGTTTCTGGGCGATTCCGTTTTGGGCTTGGCCATTTCCGATCTCTTGTATGCGCGCTTGGGGACCTTGCCCGAAGGGGATTTGTCCCGGGTGCGGGCCAACCTGGTCCGGCAGGAGACGCTGCACCAGTTGGCACTCAAATTAGGTTTGCCCGACGTGCTCAAGCTGGGGGAGGGCGAAATGCGCTCGGGTGGCCCGAAGCGTGCCTCCATCCTGGCTGACGCCTTGGAGGCCATCATCGGTGCCGTCTATCTGGATGCGGGTTTTGCCAAGGCCCAAGCCCTGGTGCAGCGCCTGTTTGAAGCTGTGGAAATCAACCCGCAGATGCAGGCCATCGGCAAAGATGCCAAGACCGAGTTGCAGGAGTGGCTGCAGGGCCGCAAAATGAAACTGCCAATCTACACCGTGGTGGGCACGATAGGTGCGGCGCATAAACAAAGTTTTGACGTGGAGTGCGAGGTGCCCGAACTGCGCTTGTCGGAACGCGGCATAGGCGGTTCCCGCCGTGCCGGAGAGCAAGCAGCGGCAGCAGCCATGCTGCAAACCATCAAAGCAAAGGTCAAATCATGA
- a CDS encoding sigma-70 family RNA polymerase sigma factor, which yields MTDPLEKAVDADWPLVERTIAGDQRAYGLLVLKYQRRVQRLIGRMVRDVDLVEDITQETFIRAYRALHQFRGDAQFYTWLYRIAVNTAKKALLELKRDRTVSESFFARDEEDETSVRQSEPSSDETPESVLAAKEIAGVVNSAMDELPEELRQAVVLREIEGLSYEEISLAMACPIGTVRSRIFRAREAISAKVKPLLDKQTGKRW from the coding sequence ATGACCGACCCACTGGAAAAGGCCGTGGATGCTGATTGGCCCTTGGTTGAGCGAACGATTGCCGGCGATCAGCGGGCCTACGGCCTCTTGGTTCTCAAATACCAGCGACGGGTTCAGCGACTTATAGGCCGAATGGTCCGTGATGTGGATCTGGTCGAAGACATCACCCAAGAGACTTTCATTCGGGCGTACCGGGCTTTGCACCAATTCCGGGGCGATGCGCAGTTTTATACCTGGCTGTATCGCATTGCGGTAAACACCGCCAAAAAAGCACTTTTGGAATTGAAGCGGGACAGAACTGTTTCTGAGTCTTTTTTCGCTCGGGATGAGGAAGATGAAACTTCTGTGCGCCAGAGCGAACCAAGCAGTGACGAAACGCCTGAATCGGTGTTGGCTGCCAAAGAGATCGCTGGTGTTGTCAACAGCGCGATGGATGAACTGCCTGAAGAATTGCGCCAAGCAGTGGTGCTCCGGGAAATTGAGGGGTTGAGTTATGAGGAAATTTCTCTGGCTATGGCTTGTCCGATAGGGACTGTACGCTCGCGGATTTTCCGTGCACGAGAGGCGATATCGGCCAAGGTGAAACCACTTCTGGATAAGCAAACAGGCAAGCGTTGGTAA
- the recO gene encoding DNA repair protein RecO: protein MATKRIADEPAFVLHRYDWSESSLILEVFTRHYGRVALVAKGAKKPTSSFRPILLPLQPLSLAFGGDAEIRTLRSAEWQGGHVMPTGDALLSGYYLNELLITLLARDDPHAELFDIYAQVVRVIASEHGEVLQAALRTFELLLLREVGFLPQLDAQTMTLAPLQADVRYVLVPEGGLRQAGPDDRAGLSGSQWVTLQDAIADHAPFTTTLRACAEVMSELKPQLRALLHYHCGVKTLRTRQMMIDIQNL from the coding sequence ATGGCGACCAAGCGGATTGCTGACGAGCCGGCGTTTGTATTGCATCGCTACGACTGGAGCGAGAGCAGCCTGATTCTGGAGGTGTTCACCCGACACTACGGCCGGGTTGCCCTGGTGGCCAAGGGGGCGAAGAAGCCCACCTCCAGCTTCCGCCCCATCCTCTTGCCGCTCCAGCCTTTGAGCTTGGCTTTTGGAGGCGATGCCGAGATCCGTACTTTGCGCAGCGCGGAGTGGCAGGGCGGTCATGTGATGCCGACCGGGGATGCGCTACTGTCCGGCTACTACCTCAATGAGTTGCTGATCACCTTGCTGGCGCGTGACGACCCGCACGCCGAACTTTTCGACATCTACGCCCAAGTGGTTCGGGTCATTGCCAGTGAGCACGGCGAAGTGTTGCAGGCGGCGCTGCGCACGTTCGAGCTACTTTTGTTGCGTGAAGTGGGTTTCTTGCCACAGCTTGATGCACAAACCATGACTCTCGCGCCTTTGCAGGCCGATGTACGCTACGTGCTGGTTCCTGAGGGCGGTTTACGACAAGCCGGACCTGACGACCGCGCGGGCCTCTCGGGCAGCCAGTGGGTGACATTGCAAGACGCGATTGCAGACCATGCCCCCTTCACCACCACGCTACGGGCCTGCGCGGAGGTGATGTCGGAGCTCAAACCCCAGTTGCGGGCGCTGCTGCACTACCATTGCGGCGTCAAGACGCTGCGCACGCGGCAGATGATGATTGATATTCAAAACCTATGA